The Sabethes cyaneus chromosome 3, idSabCyanKW18_F2, whole genome shotgun sequence DNA window GAGTGTGACAGAGGGATAGAGAGTGATGACAGAGGAGCAAAAGAATCAATCGTGGTTAGACCGATCAAGAGACAGGATCGTTGCTGCCTGTTCTCCAAACGGTATCAAAAAGTTTCTCGGTGGTACAAAACCACGTGCCAAAGTTAGTCTGCCTGTCAGTGAATTTGCTAGATTTCGCGAGTGTTAAAAAGCTGCTCTGAAGAGGATTACGACGCATCGTGAAACGATGAAGTCGTCTGACCGTCAAGCGGCTCCCTGTGATATTCCACTACAGTGGAATCGGAGAAAACCTTCATCATCTTGTAACCCGATTGGAATCGGTATTTGACCGCTGATTAAGCTAGTGTCCTGTTCGTACGCGAAAGCCCTTCGGAGAAAACAACCACTGTCTAGGAGGCCGAGTCTCGGTTACGTTCTATATCGTACCCCACAGCGTTCTCAGTAGCGTGACCCAAATCGGCGGGTCTTATATCTACAACCATCGCGGATCCCGTTCCGGCAGAGTAAGAAGCGATTTCACGTGTCACCGGTGACAGCAGAGGTGCTGGTGGCCGACGAGTAACGCCATCGTCGAGTCACACGTGTTCATTGAGAGGGACGAACGTTTCGGAGGGGAAGCCCCGAGGTCTGGTTAAGCCTGGCCTCCGCTCTTCGACGCCAGAACCGATGAGTCTCTCCTTTGTCCACGAGCGCCGTGAATAGAGCGACCGTTAAGATCCAAGAAAGCTCGATTCACATCGTTCCAGCCAAGGTACGTCACAGTCTCTCCCCCTCTACGTCTGCATGTTCCTGTCATCCTGTCAACAGGGCCCCAACAGTTCCAGTCGGCCGCACCGTTCAAATGAAGCATGATCGCATGTGTATTTGGTGTTTTGTATGCTTGATAGTCCGAGGTAAGTTTCTGGGAATTGAGTCTCTTCCAGTACATTGGTGGGTAGCCGACCATGTAACCAAGAGTCCGACCGAGCTAGTCGTTAGTTTAGCTCAGGTTTAGCCGCTAAACTCGACTGCAGAAGGAGAACCCCGCGCAGAAGTTACCAAGATGATGAGACCACAACGACACTCAATGCGACCCAAGTGATTCGACGATTATTGCCTCGATTGAATTTGTAACACTAAATAATATTTACTAAATAACTTTTATGTAAAATACGGGAGATATGTTGTAATCTTGATAACCTGGCAGCACTGTAGAGAGAATGTAGAGGAGTAGACGAATAAAAGTACCCGACTCGATAAACATTGTTTTCTGTTAATATACTACAACAAGAACACCTGGAGGCGTGCCTGGAGGTCAccaatcgaccacgttttgatcgacagtcggtacttctcagacattatcgacgtcagatcctatcgaagcgctaacgttgacttggaccactacctagtgatggttaagatgctcCCAAGACTCTCGGTAgtaaacaacattcggtaccgacgccagcctcggtgaGATCTCGCGCGGCTCAAGCAGTCAGACGTCGCCGTAAACTACGCGCGTTCACTCAAAGCTGCGCTTCGTACCAAATCTTTCgcgagaaaaagcgctacctggaagagcaggagtatgcagagttggagcggttgcatcgttctcaggaaatgcaaaagttctaccagaaactgaacggatcccgcaaaggctttatgccgcgagccgaaatgtgcccCAACGATAGGGAAGTTAAGAAGGTCATCAtgcagctgaagaacaacaagtctcaatgccgcctataaagtgctgtaccaaatcattttccgccgactatcaccaattgcgaacagatttgtgagaacttatcaagccggcttcgtcaaaGGTCGTccctacaacggatcaaatatttacactgcgacaaatcctccaaaagggccgtgaataaagggtgtcccatatCAAATTACACCACAGAagaaacactgtagaaaattacctatttggtattttctcttgaaaacttggttagaagtagtttaaagtgtattgtttacacgcAGTATTTTTATcacggtcagtttttcgaaaattggaaaaatggcgtcacccgaaaagcaactaGAGCAACTAAGAGCTACTCTGAAATTGCAAAAATCATTGGTCGACTACGCTCGTCAGTTCAGTACGTGGTGGAAAACTTCAAAAGAACCAAAAATCTTGGAGTCACTCCCGGGCGTGGAAGAAAACAATGTTTGTCTGAATCACAAAAACGCGTCATCGTCCGGGAAATTTTGAAGTCTCCGAAGACTAGTGCCCCGAAGCTTGCAGCAACATTGGCTAAGACCGAGAATGTGACCGTAATACCCCAAAACATTCGTAACGTCATAAGAGATAAAGGATACCGAGGACGCGTAGCGCGCAAGACGCCATATATTTTGGCCAAGAATATTAAAAAACGACTGGAATATGCTCTGAAAAATGCAAAAGAGCCGGAAAACTTCTGGGAAGATGGGATTTTCTCTGATGAAAACAAGTTTAATATTTTTGGGTCAGATGGTAGGGTCATGGTTTGGCGGAAACCAAATACGGAATGGAAGTTGAAAAAGTTGAGACCAACAGTGAAACATGGCGGAGGTAGTGTGATGGTATGGGGTACCTTCAGCGCGAGCGGGGTTGGTGATTTGACTTTCATTGAGACAACTATGGACCGCTTTGGATATATGGACATTCTGAAGCGCCATCTGGTTACCAGGGCGAATAAACTAGGCCTCGTTAAAAAATTTAAGTTCGTCCGTGATAATGATCCAAAGCATTCTTCGATGTTAGTTAAAGAGTGGCTTCTCTATAACGTGAAAACGACTCTTCCTCATCCTCCCCAGTCACCAGACCTCAATCCCATCGAACATTTGTGGGACCATTTGGACCGAAAAATTCGTCAACATGCAATAACAGGAAAACAACAACTGAAACAAATTTTGACGGCTTAAAATCACACCGGAATTTACACGAAAGCTAGCTATTTCGATGAAAGATAGACTTCAGTGTGTTATTCAAGCTAAAGGTGGCCATAcaaagatattgatttttgattgatacagaagcgtctgcttcctcttcAGAAGCACACCGAGGGCCCTAcggtcttctggccggatctagcttcgtgccactatacaaagatgtcctggagtgataccaagccaacggggttactttcgtacccaaggacatgaacccctccaacgcaccggaactaaggtccatcgactattatgaagcagacacTATGAAAACATTCCAAAGAgctcaaatctgaggaagacatgaggGAACAGTAGGTTTCtgaagaagaagctgcagccagatgttgtacagaatctTATGAATAAAGTAAAGCGTTAGgtacgagcatacggttatggtatcgaagttgaatgaaataaatatgccaaaactaATTGATTACTAATAGatcatattttattgtctgaaagtttgaaaagaatcggtcaattaggtaattttctacaacgtttcttccgtggtgtaattttatgtgggacaccctttacagagttcccacgcatcatttgttcgttgacttcaaagccgcatatgataccatcgaccggaaaaagCAATGGAAAATTAtgtacgagaacagcttcccaagtaagctcatcaaactgattaaatctacgatggatggtacacagtgctgtgttcggatttcgggtggattgtcaagttcattcgaatcacacagagacgaaggtgatggtctttcatgtctgctgttcaacatagcgctgcaaggtgttatgaaccgagcggatatcaacacgcggggcacgacattcaacaaatctagtcaattcgtctgctttgccgatgacatggatattatcggcagaatgtctgtggcggtggctgaacagtacaccagactaaagcgcaaaGCAGAAatgattgggttaaaggtaaatacgtctaaaacaaagtacacgcTGCCCAGCGGAACTGAGGtcgaacgacgccgcttgggcagtggTATACGCagtgatcgacggcgatgagtttgaggtagtcgatgaatttgtctaccttggctcactggtaacggcggacaatgataccagccgtgagattcggaggcgtattatcagcgaaagtcgtgcttactatgggcttcacaagcaattgcggtcgagcagactaagtccccgtacaaataagtgcaccctgtacaagacgcttattagacaatgctcgaggaggaccagcgagtgctcggagttttcgaacgacggagtatggagtatggagacggatgaaccatgaactcgcacagctctatggcgaatccggtgtccagaaggtggctaaagctggacggatacgatgggcagggcatgttgcaagaacgccggacaactaccctgcaaagatggtgatCGCCTCAAGcaaaatggttagaccaggtggagcaagatcaggcggagagtactcggtgtcagaggaattggagagcggtagccctcaaccgagttacatggagaaatttgttcaacaggctttgtcttaggacggcaagccacctaagtaagtaagtattttcGTTTCAACTCTGTGTTTCTTCGATTATTTAGTGGACGGTGATAATAAAGCGAAAACGAAAAATCTCCCGAataatattcaataatttattcAGTCCGTGTGTCGTCATTCGCTGCTAATATTATTTAAACAAAACTACTCGGAAATACACATTTACAACAATCCCGTACGTACGGCTATTAAAGTAATAAAGCAGCCACCGTCCGTCTCACAGCTTCCTACCTTCGCTCCTTgtggtgatggtgatgatgcCGGGACGACGAAGATGACCGGGAAGATTTGTGGGTCTTGTGActcttctttttgttttttttcttcttcttggcGTCCCGCTCCGAGCGGGACCTGCTGCGCGATGATCGCTGTGGACTAGCCGACGGGGTTCGACTGCGGCTGCGCTTTCGCTTCGACGCTTTGGTTTTGCTGCTTCTGCTCCGAACGGGAGTCGGACTTCGGCTGCgggattttttcttttttgattttttgctcTTGCTGCTTTTGTTGCTTTTGTGTTTTTTGCGGTGCTTTAGCTTGCTGTTGGAACCGGAGCGCGAGCGGGTTCGTGATCGCGATGGACGCCCACGGgcgtcttcgtcgtcgtcgttttccACCAGAACCACATCATCGTCCGCACTGGATGGCACTCGATTCGAACCGGGGCTCGAGCTTTGCGACGGAATTGAATGAACCGACAGGTCGGACGTGTCATCATCGTGTTCGGTTTCGTGTTCCTCGAATTGGTTCTGCAGCAGTTCGAGACCATTTTTTGCCGGCACGAGAGACCGGAGCGTCGGTGTCGACGGAGGGGACCACTCGGAGTGGGCAACGGGTTCCGGTTCTGGCTCTGGTTCCGGTTCCGGCGTCCCCGCTGCTGGTTGCTGCTGATCGGGAGGTTTCTGCAGCATGCTGAGGAAAGCGTTCGCTTTCCGCTTTCGCTCGAGCTGCAGTTGCTTTTCCTTCGAGATCATTGCCAACCGCTCGCGGGCTGCCACCGCCAGCTTGTCCTTGATGCGGTCTTCCATACGCTTTTGGTCTTTAACGACGCTGTCGACGTCGACGGCCGTCGGCGCGGGTTGTGGGACGTCTTCCAGTGGCGGTGTGCGACTGTTCGgggtgaaaagagaaaaataaattacGATCAAGTAACGAAATTTGGAGTTACAGAACGCACCTGATGGGAACTTCCTGGGGCGAATTATTTATCGAAACTGGCGGAGGAGTTTGGCTGTGCTGTTCTTCGGTTTTATCCAGAATTTGTTCTAACTTATCAAACGGTTCAGTGGAAACTTCCCCCTCGGGAACGGGGGATttacttttttccttttctgtcgcCGCCGGTTCGTCTGTTTCTTCCTCGTCACCACCCAATTCCTGAACGACGTTGGCTTTGGCACCTTTGCTAGCATCGTCTTTGTTGCTTTTGATCGAAAAGCACACCGCTCCGCCCGGCTTAGTGGCTTGGATTTGGGTTTGCGGAGGTGGTACGGGCTGCGGTGCTGTATTGACCGTTTTGATCCCAATGCTGGGTGTTTCTATCACGGTGCCATTCTCGATTTCCCGAGTGATTGTCACCGGTTCGGGACTTTTCGGACGAACCTCTTCGTACGGGTTGATAAGATAGCGCACGCGGAAAGCATAATACGGATAGAATTCATGCTCCTTTCGTAGGAACAGAAAGCGAGGATCGTTTTTCGTTCGCAAAGCGTCCTCAAAGCTGTAGCCATTCTTGGCCACATACGTGGCCGTTTTTTCGATCACGTGCTGGAAAATTTCCGGTGGAAGCAACCCGCTGAAAACTATCTCCTTCCGCGGAACCGACTGTTCCGGCTCGGTGGCGTTCTTTGTTTCCGCTTCACTTGCACTGTCTTCGCTGTCGGAATCGTATTGCACTAGACCAGCCAAACCAGCCGAGACCTTCGCCACCTCAGCGCTTTTCTCCTCGAGCCGATACTCGAACTCACTGCTAAGCGCGGTCAGCTGTGTTGGATCGGTCGGTTCCGGCGAACACTTCTGCTGGTCCGATTCCGAGTCGTCAGCTTTAGTGGGAATCGGAGCGCCGGTAATTTTACTGATCAACTGCGTGTAGGCGCAATCCACCGATGGTTTGTACTTGATGGTAGGAATTATCAGTTTTGGTTTTACAGGACTAACTTCTGCCGGAACTTCTTCCGCTGTCTCGTCTGCTGCTGGGTTGGCTTCTGTAAAATAATAAGTTTTTCTAGAAAACAGCTAATTTTGAACTTTTTATCACCGACCTTCCTCGGGAACCTCTTCCGGATATCGATTTGTTTTGATGGCCATCAGTACGTGACGGTAGTAGCGATACAATCGCCCGCCAGGGTTCAGGAAGTCGAACTGTGGATTGGCAGCTTGTTTCGCTCGCAGCAAAATTTCCATCTGCGAGTCCTGGGAAGCGATAAACTTAGCGGTCTTTTCGACGATGGCATGCTCTTTCATTGTTTCTGGCAGTTCGACGAGATCCGACGGAATCTCGAAATTGGCCGGAGCAACGAACGGAGGATCTAGGCTGTTCTCGTCTTCGACGCTGTCGGCACTTATTAATGGATCGGCAGGAGCCGGACCGACCATGGCGGCGCCATCCACCGATGCAGCTGCATCGTAATCAAAACCGATTTCGGCTCCACTGGCGGCCTGTCGTTTGGCAGCCTCCTCTGAGAACCAAAAAATAGATATTTTTGAACTCATTTTTCAGTCTGATAGAAGGATTCTACTCACCCTGATAGATTTCCTCCTCGACTTCATTCGCGTACAGACTGTGGTACCGTTCCTCCTCGCACAACTGCTCCGCCCGTTGCTCGGCCGGCGACAGGCAGTCCACCCGGTTCCCGTAGCCTCCGATCGGTGGTTCGTGCTGGCTCAGATCATGCAGCGCACCCCTGGCGTCGTATCTGCGTGTCGAAATCATTTATGGAAGAGAGCAAAGAAAGGAAAGAAACAAAACCGAACCAGATTAGTCGATCCCCGCGAAACGAAAGCTTTAATTCAGCGTGTTTGGTGAGCTGAAAACGGAACGCCGGTTCGGTTTACGCGATGAAACCTCCGGCGCTTTGCGCTCAAATCACCATCCTCCAAACGGCAACAGTGCCGGAAGCTTCTCCCGCCAACCGAAACCGGCGAGAAACGCAAAATCATAAACATGttgtaaaaatactaaaatCAAATTACCACTTATACATACCACAGCCGCGCTGAAGTCGAGCATTTTTATTTGAGACGAACCTGAACTATACGGAAAAGAATCTGCGTTTTTGTTCTAGACATGATCAgcagtttaaaaaaatttaatagtcGAAGGGCAAATTATCCGGATCTCAGTATACTGCCACAGCTGCTGGCTGATTCGATGCTTTCACTTCCCTTCTCCGACCAATCCTATCCGAATCAATGACATCAATCAAAAGGGAAAATGTGCGTACGGTTCAACGGATGATCCGCGGCTAGAGAGCTAAATAGAAACGGAGGCCCATGCCGTGGCCGCCATCAAGCTTACTTCGTATTTTAAgcgttttataatttttcaatttatttgtaAAATATTAGCATTACTTAATCATATTGAAGAATTTAAATGGTTTATCTTTTTAAACATTTATCCTGTCAATTGCTATTAAGGTACAGCTTTACAGCTTCCGCAGAGCCAACCGGATGCCGGAACCAAACCTGAAAACCTGTCTCAAAAGAAAACCGAACTGCCTAAGTTTTCGAATTCCGTTTTCCACTTTATCTAAAAAGTAAAAACGAATTCGCAAACCAAACAGGAATTTGCGCTACTTCCAGAAGCTATGAATCAACAACGGGTTAAGGTAGTGAAATTATTTagcaattcttttttttttcgattcgattTGATTTGATTGTGGCGGAAAGTAAGGAAGGAAATTATTAACCTGTCTATCTTCAACTGATTGTCGCCCATCCACGGTATCAGATGACGGCCCTGATCGATGAAGCGCGCCTTGTCGTCGTCCCGGAAGACCTTGCACGAGTAACCGAACACCAGCAGGTCGGCAAAGTTGTCCTGACCGTACGGGTGATGGTGGTTATGATGGTGCAGTCCCATACCGATCGTTTTGCGCAGGATGCCCGATTCGCCATTGTTCAATCCTGTGtagccgccgctgctgctgctgctgccgccgccgctGGCGGGACCACCACCCGGTCCAGAGTTCATTTTGTTATTCACAAATCACACCTAGCAGTATATGTCACACCCCGTTCTCTAGCTCCCAAGCCACTTCTCAATGCGCAATGTTCGCTGATACCGGTCGTCGGTTGCTCATGTTCCGAACGCATCGGAAACTCACTGACCATTCATATAAGACTAGCTTCCGACTAATTTTTAATCTTGAAAAAACACACCGAAACTCATATGTGGTCTGGAAACTTTACGCGCAGTCTGTTAAACTGCTCTTGATCTATTAAACCTTTACACTTTAGCtaatgaaaatgcaatttttaacCCGAAAAACGTGAATTTAGGAATTTTCGCAAACTTTGCACAATGCTAATTTTAGAAGTAGAAAAATGGCTGTCCTGTTTTTGACAGCGCGCGTAGGTGTGCGTGCATTTCCCGGGAACCGCTAAATTGCTAAACCGGTTCAACTATATATGTGAAATTTGCCTCCTGGGCATGAATATAATTCACGGCTGTTTGCATACTGCGTAACACAAAACTTGTGTAACTTTATCTTGCTATTTTTTCAAAGCCACACCATTAACCAATGGAACATAAAAACTCTACCGTAAGTCGGGGGACATCAGAAACAATGCCCAAGGAACAAACCGGCAGCACTTGAATGAGCCGATGTGGAATAAGTGCTGTGCTGTAGCATCCGATGCTGAACAAGCGACATTGCT harbors:
- the LOC128739160 gene encoding protein suppressor of white apricot isoform X1, with amino-acid sequence MNSGPGGGPASGGGSSSSSGGYTGLNNGESGILRKTIGMGLHHHNHHHPYGQDNFADLLVFGYSCKVFRDDDKARFIDQGRHLIPWMGDNQLKIDRYDARGALHDLSQHEPPIGGYGNRVDCLSPAEQRAEQLCEEERYHSLYANEVEEEIYQEEAAKRQAASGAEIGFDYDAAASVDGAAMVGPAPADPLISADSVEDENSLDPPFVAPANFEIPSDLVELPETMKEHAIVEKTAKFIASQDSQMEILLRAKQAANPQFDFLNPGGRLYRYYRHVLMAIKTNRYPEEVPEEEANPAADETAEEVPAEVSPVKPKLIIPTIKYKPSVDCAYTQLISKITGAPIPTKADDSESDQQKCSPEPTDPTQLTALSSEFEYRLEEKSAEVAKVSAGLAGLVQYDSDSEDSASEAETKNATEPEQSVPRKEIVFSGLLPPEIFQHVIEKTATYVAKNGYSFEDALRTKNDPRFLFLRKEHEFYPYYAFRVRYLINPYEEVRPKSPEPVTITREIENGTVIETPSIGIKTVNTAPQPVPPPQTQIQATKPGGAVCFSIKSNKDDASKGAKANVVQELGGDEEETDEPAATEKEKSKSPVPEGEVSTEPFDKLEQILDKTEEQHSQTPPPVSINNSPQEVPISRTPPLEDVPQPAPTAVDVDSVVKDQKRMEDRIKDKLAVAARERLAMISKEKQLQLERKRKANAFLSMLQKPPDQQQPAAGTPEPEPEPEPEPVAHSEWSPPSTPTLRSLVPAKNGLELLQNQFEEHETEHDDDTSDLSVHSIPSQSSSPGSNRVPSSADDDVVLVENDDDEDARGRPSRSRTRSRSGSNSKLKHRKKHKSNKSSKSKKSKKKKSRSRSPTPVRSRSSKTKASKRKRSRSRTPSASPQRSSRSRSRSERDAKKKKKNKKKSHKTHKSSRSSSSSRHHHHHHKERR
- the LOC128739160 gene encoding protein suppressor of white apricot isoform X2 is translated as MVGPAPADPLISADSVEDENSLDPPFVAPANFEIPSDLVELPETMKEHAIVEKTAKFIASQDSQMEILLRAKQAANPQFDFLNPGGRLYRYYRHVLMAIKTNRYPEEVPEEEANPAADETAEEVPAEVSPVKPKLIIPTIKYKPSVDCAYTQLISKITGAPIPTKADDSESDQQKCSPEPTDPTQLTALSSEFEYRLEEKSAEVAKVSAGLAGLVQYDSDSEDSASEAETKNATEPEQSVPRKEIVFSGLLPPEIFQHVIEKTATYVAKNGYSFEDALRTKNDPRFLFLRKEHEFYPYYAFRVRYLINPYEEVRPKSPEPVTITREIENGTVIETPSIGIKTVNTAPQPVPPPQTQIQATKPGGAVCFSIKSNKDDASKGAKANVVQELGGDEEETDEPAATEKEKSKSPVPEGEVSTEPFDKLEQILDKTEEQHSQTPPPVSINNSPQEVPISRTPPLEDVPQPAPTAVDVDSVVKDQKRMEDRIKDKLAVAARERLAMISKEKQLQLERKRKANAFLSMLQKPPDQQQPAAGTPEPEPEPEPEPVAHSEWSPPSTPTLRSLVPAKNGLELLQNQFEEHETEHDDDTSDLSVHSIPSQSSSPGSNRVPSSADDDVVLVENDDDEDARGRPSRSRTRSRSGSNSKLKHRKKHKSNKSSKSKKSKKKKSRSRSPTPVRSRSSKTKASKRKRSRSRTPSASPQRSSRSRSRSERDAKKKKKNKKKSHKTHKSSRSSSSSRHHHHHHKERR